CAAGGCTACCAGGTCCGTATCACTTTCCAATAAAATGGGGATTGCTTTTTCCTGTACTTCGGATGGGGTCTCAAAACCCAAATCCGCGACAGCATCCAATAAGGACTTATCGAGTCCTAATGCTTCAAATTTTGTCATAATGTGTTATATACTTAATCGCAAATAAGAATGCTGCTTAGAGGGATTATCCTATATAACCTATTTAGACTCGGCGCAACACATGCTATACTAGCGGCGTTATTTAAAGCGGCAAAGGTACTGCTAATTAATGAGATGGTATAATAAATCTTTTTCCCATTTTAAGGTGCTAGACTATATCCGTAAATTGATAGCATAATGCCAATGATACCGGTAACTATCATACAAATGATGAAGGACTTTTGTAGCAGTGGATTGTCATAAATAATAATACAGACGGCACCCAATACGATACTTATTTGAAAGAAAAGCATGCCAAGATCGAATTTTTTGGTAGCAAAATCATACTCCTCCGCAAGCGCTTCCCATTCGTTAATGCCAACAATCTTCCCCATTTCCCCGTCCATGTCTTGGGCCCAGGCATCTTTGGGAATGTTTGAAGATCCTAATAAGATTTCCGTTTTTTCTGATTCATACTTTTTTATTTGGTTTTGTACGTTTGTTATTTTGGCCAGTATGTTGCCCATATTTTCCTGTTGTACAATGCCTGTTTCTTTCAAGGCCTGTAAATAGTCCAACTCACTCTCCTTAAGACTTTCCTTGATGCTTTTGGACTGGTACCAGCTGGAGTAGTTCACAACTTTGTTATGGGCTATCATCATTTCCTCTTCCAGTTCTCCATTTATCATTTGGGATATGGCCATTAGAGCCGCAAAAAAAGCAATTAGGACACCTCCAATGGCTTCTGCCCTTTCAGAAGCCACAGAAACTTCAACGGTATCTGTATTTTTTTTAGTTTGTAGCATGGTGTGTGTTTAAATGGGTTATTAGTTTGGAAAAGGCCTTGCCCCTGTGGCCTATTTCGTTCTTTATTTCCAATGGAAGTTCTGCAAACGTTTCCTTATATCCATTTGGTCTAAATATGGGGTCGTAGCCAAAACCTTGGCTTCCTTGTTTGGTATCTATTATTTCCCCTTCAACGGATCCTTCAAAAAAAAGGGTTTTCCCATCCAAATTCAATGCAATTACGGTGGTGAAGCAAGCGGAGCGATTTACTTTGCCCTTGAGGTTTCTTAACAACTTGTCCATGTTGGCATTGGCATCATTTTCTTCACCCGCATATCTTGCGGAATAGACGCCAGGTTCACCATTCAATGCGTGTACGAATAACCCTGTATCGTCTGCAAAGCAGGATATGTTATATTTATTATATATGTAATCCGTCTTTAGTTTTGCATTGCCCTCCAAGGTTTTTGCAGTTTCGGGAATGGCTTCGGTAATACCCAAATCGTTTAGTGAAACCAATTCTATGCCACTAGGTAGTAATTGTTGTACCTCTCTTACTTTGTTTTGGTTGTGCGTGGCAAATACAAGTTTCATTTTAGAACTATTTAATCATCTGAACTATGGGGCAATGAGCGTCAAAAATAGTAATTTTATACAATGGAGTTAAAAGTGCCCCCTGTACTGGTTTTTTTGAGTTTTGCGATTGTGATGTATCTGGTAAGTGTGTTTTTACCAGTGGGTTTTTTTAATTTCTTCGGACGTTTTATTTTGGCAAAGATACTACTGTTGTGCGCCGGGCTCATAGGTTTGGTTTCCCTCTTCCAGTTTTTTAGGAATAAGACCACTGTAGACCCCATGAATCCTGAAAAAGTAAACCAACTTGTGACCTCCGGACTTTATAAATATTCCAGAAACCCAATGTACTTGGCCTTATTGATGGTTTTGCTCGCTTTGGGACTTTATCTGGGTAATGCCTTCAATACCCTTGTCGCCGCCGGTTTCGTTGGGTATATGAATCGGTTTCAGATCATCCCTGAAGAAAGGATTCTCCTGGCACGGTTTGGAAAGGACTTTAAGTCATATCAAATTGCTACACGAAGGTGGTTCTAATGAGGCCAGTTGATTATTGGAATAATTAACATCCAAAAATATTATCTATTTAGCTTATAAATTAATATATTAGCTTTTTAAATAATACATTATGATAGCGATAATCACTGGAGATATCATAAACTCGGAAGGGCATCATTCTTCTGAATGGGTCGATATCTTAAAAGGATACTTTGCGCGTTTTGGTCCCTCGCCCATGAACTGGGAAATTTA
Above is a window of Maribacter algicola DNA encoding:
- a CDS encoding DUF4337 domain-containing protein — protein: MLQTKKNTDTVEVSVASERAEAIGGVLIAFFAALMAISQMINGELEEEMMIAHNKVVNYSSWYQSKSIKESLKESELDYLQALKETGIVQQENMGNILAKITNVQNQIKKYESEKTEILLGSSNIPKDAWAQDMDGEMGKIVGINEWEALAEEYDFATKKFDLGMLFFQISIVLGAVCIIIYDNPLLQKSFIICMIVTGIIGIMLSIYGYSLAP
- a CDS encoding non-canonical purine NTP diphosphatase, encoding MKLVFATHNQNKVREVQQLLPSGIELVSLNDLGITEAIPETAKTLEGNAKLKTDYIYNKYNISCFADDTGLFVHALNGEPGVYSARYAGEENDANANMDKLLRNLKGKVNRSACFTTVIALNLDGKTLFFEGSVEGEIIDTKQGSQGFGYDPIFRPNGYKETFAELPLEIKNEIGHRGKAFSKLITHLNTHHATN
- a CDS encoding methyltransferase family protein; amino-acid sequence: MAKILLLCAGLIGLVSLFQFFRNKTTVDPMNPEKVNQLVTSGLYKYSRNPMYLALLMVLLALGLYLGNAFNTLVAAGFVGYMNRFQIIPEERILLARFGKDFKSYQIATRRWF